Genomic window (Chryseobacterium sp. H1D6B):
TCCCGTTTCTATCACTTTTCCACGTTCAAGTACATAAATTTGGTCTGCATGCATGATGGTGCTCAAACGGTGGGCAATGAGAACGGTAATCTGTTCCTTTTCGTCTGAAATATTTTTTATGGTGGATGTTATTTCTTCTTCAGTAATACTGTCCAAAGCTGAAGTGGCTTCATCAAAAATTAATAAGTGAGGCTTCCTTAAAAGTGCTCGCGCGATAGCAATTCTTTGTTTTTCCCCGCCGCTTAGTTTCAGTCCGCCTTCACCAATGACAGTTTCTATACCTTTTTCTGCTCTTTCTAACAATGCCGTACAGCTCGATTTCTGCAAAGCAATTTCTAGTTCGACTTCTGTGGCTTTAGGATTTACAAAAAGAAGATTTTCCTTGATTGTTCCTGCAAAAAGCTGGGTATCCTGCGTTACAAAACCAATTTGATTTCTCAGTTCATCAAAATCAAATTCTTTTCCATCAATGGTATTGTATAAAATATTTCCTTCTTGAGGTCTGTAAAGTCCAACCAGCAATTTCACCAGTGTACTTTTACCTGAACCGCTGGGTCCCACAAAAGCAATAGTCTCTCCATTTTTAACATCAAAAGAGATATTACTTAAGGCTTTATATTGGGCTGACTGGTGTTTGAAAGAGACGTTTTTAAACTCTAATTCTTCAATAGCACCGATTTGTTTTGGATGAAGCGGTTTTTCCTCTACTTCTTTTTTCATTAAATGATCAAAGTTGTAAAGAGAAGCTTCAGCTTCACGGTAAGAAATGATGATGTTTCCGATTTCCTGCATCGGTCCGAAAATAAAGAAACCGTAAAACATTAAAGATAAATACTGCCCGGGAGTCACAATATTTTTAAAAATTAAGAACAGCAGGGTCATGGTAATCATCTGCTGCAGAAAATTAACCATCGTACCTTGAATAAAACTTAAAGAGCGGATGCTTTTAACCTTTCTAAGTTCAAGTCCGAGAATCTTATAAGTATTATTATTTAAACGGATGACTTCCTGATTGGTCAGCCCTAAACTTTTAACAATTTCTATATTTCTTAAGCTTTCTGTGGTACTTCCAGCTAAAGCCGTTGTTTCTGAAACAATATTTTTCTGGATACCTTTTATTCTTTTGCTCAATAAATTAGTGATAAATGCAATTAGAAAGATACCGCAGATGTAGACCGGCATGATCGACCAATGTAAGCGGATCGCATACACAGAAACGAAAATAATACTTACTATAATCCCGAAGAAAATATTAATAAAGCTGGTGATAAACTTTACCGAATCTTCTCTTACTTTCGTTAAAATCGACAAGGTTTCACCGCTTCTCTGATCCTCAAATTCCTGGTAAGGCAGTGCCATTGAGTGCTGCAGGCCGTCTGTAAATATTTTTGCACCAAACTTTTGGGTAATAACACTTACTACATAATCCTGAAAGGCTTTGGCAATCCGGCTTACCATCGCTGTCCCGATAAGCAGTCCTAAAAAATAAAATACACCGTGGAAAATTCCGTGTCCGTATAAATATTGGTCCAGATTTCTAGGTAAGAGTTTTTCCTTATCAAAAAAATTAGGGTGGGTAACCAATTGATCCAGGATATTACCCGTGATTGCTGGTGCAAATAAAGAAAAAACCTGATTAATGGTTGCCAGTAGCAAAGAAAGAGCGATTAACCATTGGTAAGGCTTAAGGTATCTTAAAAGTATTTTCATTCTAATAAATAATGCTGCAAAATTAAAGATATTATTTTGACTTATGATGTTAATAATTTCGAATGACAAAGACCTTTTGTATTCAAGTGAAAATAATTAAATTGCAGTCTAAGTTTTTATTATGCTCACAAAAGAACAAATTGCTAAAAGGATTTCAAGAGAACTGAAAGACCGTTACTATGTAAACCTCGGAATAGGGATTCCCACTTTGGTGGCGAACTACGTTCCAGAGGGTGTTTCCGTAGAATTTCAGAGTGAAAATGGAGTTCTTGGGATGGGCCCTTTCCCTTTTGAAGGAGAAGAAGATGCCGATATTATTAATGCCGGAAAACAGACAATCACGATACTGCCGGGAGGTTCATTTTTTGATTCTGCTTTTAGTTTTGGGATGATCAGAGGCCAAAAAGTAGATTTGACCATCCTTGGAGCCATGGAAGTTTCTGAAAATGGAGATATTGCCAACTGGAAAATTCCAGGGAAAATGGTAAAAGGAATGGGCGGAGCAATGGATCTTGTGGCTTCTGCAGAAAATATTATCGTTGCGATGATGCATGTAAATAAAGCAGGCGAAAGTAAAATATTGAAGAAATGTACACTGCCTTTAACAGGAGTAAACTGTGTAAAAAGAGTAGTAACAGAACTTGCTGTTTTAGATGTGACGCCAAACGGTTTCAAACTGGTGGAAAGAGCACCGGGAGTTTCCGTAGAACACATCATACAGTCTACAGAAGCAGACCTGATCATTGAAGGTGAGATTCCTGAAATGCAGTTTTAAATAAAATAAAAACCTTGTCACTGGCAAGGTTTTTTTATTGAAATTGTTCACGAGTTTTAATTAATCATCTGAATTTTTGTTTCTTTTGTTTGACTTCGTCAAATCTTCGATTTCAAGACAAAAGAAATTTACTTTTTGTCCTGAGCCCCAAAAACCTTCTGCAGAATACTTGTCGTTCTCATCACAGAATTATTTCTGATGCCGCTTTCCTTGTCAGCAACCATTTTAAAAACGCCGTTGATAGTTTCTGTAGTTACATACTCATTAATATCAGTAGTTACAGACTGTCCTGTAAACGTATTGTATTTTGTAATTAAACTTTTCCAAACCGTATCAGCACCTACTTTTCCCAATGAAGCCTGTACTTTCGGCTCAAAAGCTGTAAAAAGCTGGCTCTGGGTTTTGGTCTGCAGATAATTGGTTGCGGCATTATTAGACCCGAGTAAAATATTTTTGGCATCTGTGATACTCATTGATGTAATGGCACTGGCAAAAATAGGAGCGGCTTCGGTTACTGCATCTTCAGCAGCTCTGTTCAGTAATTTTACTCCTTGATCAGCTAAACTTCCTAAACCTATGGATCGGAGCGTTGTATCAATCTTTCTTAGCTTTTCAGGCATTAAAATTTTTACAGCTTCATTTTTATAAAAACCGTCAGTTACGCCTAATTTCTTTACTCCTTCTGTTACTCCAAGGCTTAAGGCTTCCTTTAATCCGGATGAAATTTGTGAAGAAGTAAGACTGTTGAGATTTACTGAGGATTTAGGAGATGATTGTATAGTGGAGGCCGGAGCAGTAGTTGTAGAACTTTTTGCTTTTCCCGGGTTATTAAGATCGACACCAGTTTTATCTTTGACAGTAGATTTTATCATATCTAAAAGCTGTGCCTGAGACGCAGTTGAAAATAATAATCCAGCTGCTAGAAAAATAGTTTTTCTCATCGTATATTTTTGCAAAATTAGATGTTTTATAGATTAATAAGTTAAATGATTGAATAAATTTTTCAGAAAATAATTATATTAGCTAAAATCTTAATCAAACAAAATGTTGCGTTTTCTACTGGTCTTTTCTTTTTGTATTTCCAATGTTTTTTTTTCTCAAATGAAACTGAATTTGATACCGTATCCTCAAAAAATAGAAATAGATAAAGGAGAATTTATGATTCCGGATATTCTCATGCTGGATAAAAGCCTGCCAAAAAGTGAAACAGAATATCTTAAAAAACAATTGAGTTCAAACTTGAAATTTCAAGACGTTTCAAAAGGAAAAGCTCAATTGGTTTATCTGCCGCTTACAAAGTCAAATGACGGAAAGCAGAATGAGGAATTTTATTCTATTGAAATCACCTCGAAGCAGATTCAGATAAAATCATACACTCAACAAGGATATTTTTTAGCACTTCAGACATTAATACAGCTGTTTCAAGAACATCAAAAGGATAAAAAAATTCCTTGTCTGAAAATTGAAGACCAGCCGAAATTTGCATGGCGTGGAATGCATCTGGATGTCTGCCGTCATTTTTTCACAGTAGAAGAGGTAAAACAATACATAGATTATCTGGCAATGTATAAATTAAATACATTCCATTGGCATTTAACAGACGATCAGGGATGGAGAATTGAGATCAAAAAATATCCAAAACTTACAGAAATAGGTTCAAAGAGAAAAGAATCAATGATCGGAGCTTATGTTGATAATACATTTGACGGAAAACCTTATGGACCTTATTTCTACACGCAGGAACAGATCAAAGAAGTAGTTAAATATGCCGGACAGCGCCATATCACCGTTGTTCCGGAAATAGAAATGCCAGGTCATGCATTGGCTGCGCTTTCGGCTTATCCAGAACTGGCCTGTACCAAAGGGCCTTTTGAGGCAGCTACAAAATGGGGTGTTTTTGATGATGTATTCTGCCCGAAAGAAGAAATTTTTACGTTTTTAGAAAATGTTTTAGATGAGGTGATCCAGCTTTTCCCGTCTCAGTATATTCACATCGGCGGTGATGAATGCCCGAAAACAAGGTGGAAAGAATGTGCTTCGTGTCAGGAATTAATTAAGAAAAATAATCTTAAAGATGAGCACGGACTGCAGAGTTATTTTATTCACAGGATAGAAAAATATGTAAACTCAAAAGGAAGAAAAATAATCGGTTGGGACGAAATTTTAGAAGGCGGATTAGCACCCAATGCAGCAGTAATGAGCTGGACAGGCGTAAACGGCGGTATTGAAGCTGCTAAATCCAAACATTTTGCTGTAATGACACCCGGTTCGTACTGCTATTTTGACCATTATCAAGGAGATCCGCAGACAGAACCCAATGCTTTTGGCGGATTTACCCCTTTAGATAAAGTATATTCTTATAACCCGATTCCTGCTGAATTAAATGAAGAACAGTCAAAATATATCTTAGGAGTTCAGGCCAACTTGTGGACAGAATATATTACTGATTTTAAACAGGTACAGTATATGATTTTCCCAAGATTAATGGCGCTTTCTGAAGTGGGCTGGGGGACATCTGATCCTAAAAACTATAAAGAATTTGAGAACAGAGTGATCAGTCAGTTTAAAGTCCTGGATAAAATGGGAGTGAATTACGCAAAAAGTATTTATAATATTTCAAATAAAGTGATCCCTAATAATAACGGCGTTTCTTACGAACTTTCTACTTCGCAGAACCCAGAAGGAATAAGATATACTTTAGACGGAAGTGACCCGGACATCAATGCTTCAAAATATACAGGAGCTATTCCAATTCCAAAGTCATTAACGATAAAATCAGCGTATTTTGAAGACGGACACCTAAAAAGTGCAGTTTCTTCCCAGCAGTTTATCATTTCAAGAACAACAGGGAAAAATATTATACTGGAACAGCAGCCGAGTGAAAATTATTCTTTCGGAGGTGCTTTTACATTAGTGGACGGAATTATAGGAAATCAAAAACAGCTTGGCAAAACCTGGCTTGGCTTCCAGGGGAAAGATGTAGCTGCCGTAATTGATTTTGGCCAGAAAACAGCCTTTTCAGAAGTTTATTTCAATACTTTAGAAAATAAAGGAAGCTGGATCCACTTTGCAAAATCAGCGCAGATCTTTGTTTCTGATGACAATAAAAATTTCAAACTGATCAAAGAAATCAACAACAATGATATCCTAAACGCAAATGGAAAAATAAGATTGAAGGTAGGAAACCAAAACTCAAAATATATCAAAGTGAAAATTGAAAACGCAGGAATTATTCCAGCAGGAAATCCCGGAGCAGATTCTAAAGCGTGGCTTTTTGTTGATGAAATTGGAGCAGACTAAATAGCTTCATTGATCTAAACCTTAAATCCTGCAACTTAACACCTTTTAAAAAATAATGAACTCAAGAAGAAAATTCATAAAAAATACAGCATTAGCATCTTCTGCATTACTGCTTAATCCATTAGAATTAATCGCTAAAGAACTGCCGGAAAATAATAAAATTGTAAACAAGCCTATCGTCCTTTCAACCTGGAATTTTGGACTGAAAGCTAACGAAGAAGCCTGGACGATTCTTGGTAAAAACGGCAGAGCTTTAGATGCTGTGGAAAAAGGGGTCAGGCTGGTAGAGCTGGATCCTACGGAAAGAAGCGTAGGCTACGGTGGACGCCCGGACAGAGATGGAAGAGTGACGTTAGACGCCTGCATTATGGATGAAAATTATAATATAGGTTCCGTTGCCTGCATTGAAAACATTAAAAATCCAATTTCTGTTGCAAGAGCTGTAATGGAAAAAACACCTCACGTTATGTTAGTCGGAGACGGTGCTTTTCAGTTTGCAGTATCTCAAGGGTTTAAAAAGGAGAATCTTTTAACCCCGGAGTCAGAAAAAGAATGGAAAGACTGGCTGAAAACGAGTCAGTATAAACCGATTGTAAATATTGAAAATCATGACACGATCGGTATGATTGCTCTGGATTCGCAGGGAAATCTTTCCGGAGCATGCACCACCAGCGGAATGGCTTTTAAAATGCACGGAAGAGTAGGAGATTCACCGATTATTGGTGCCGGATTATTCGTTGATAATGAAGTAGGAGCTGCTACAGCAACAGGGCATGGTGAAGAAGTGATCAGAACAGTAGGAACCCACCTTGTAGTTGAATTAATGAGGCAGGGAAGAAATCCGCAGCAGGCCTGCAAAGAAGCTGTTGAGAGAATTGTGAAAATTACCCAGAAAAGAAATAAAAATTTAAAAGATATCCAGGTTGGTTTCATAGCGCTGAATAAAAAAGGAGAGTACGGATCTTACTGTATTCAGGACGGGTTTAATTTTGCGGTTCAGGATCAGAAAGGAAACCGTCTTGAAACTCCTGAATTTGCTTTGAAATAATATTAAAACAATCAAATTACTGATCAAAACAGAATTGAGTATGTCTTCATAATCAATAGGAACGGGCTTTAGCCCGTTTTCAATAACAAAGAATCTATATTGGCTTTAGCCAAAACCTAAATAGTTAGATCAAATATGAAAAAAATAATTATCACTTCTTTATTTCTAATTGTGTCCTGCAAAGAACAACAAAAGCAACCACAACCTGAAATTAAAGCAGCTATGGCGGATGAAACTCCTGTAGCAGATCAATCTGAAGAAGCAAAAAAATGGCTTGAAACAAGTATTGAAAAGTTTTTCAAAACAGATCTTTCTGTAATGGATTTGGCGATGCGGGATATGACAACTAAAGATTATTATGAGTATAAAACCGATGCTGCCAATGTAGATATGGACACCGATGGAAGTCTTACGGAAAAGGAATTTCGTCAAAAATGGGAGAGCAAATTTAATACAGAAAAAGCCGGAACCGGGGTTGGATTTTTAATTTCCGGACAAGACTGGAATGAAATAAAGGTTTCAAAATGCCAGTTCGTTTCACAAAATGGAAACACTTATTTATTTGATATAATTCTTGAAGATAAAGAATACAACGCAAAATATCCGGTTCAGGTAAGAGTAGTCAAAGAAAAAGAGGGATTCCGTATAGCAGATGTCTTTCAATAATATTTCAAAATTAAAATAAAGTATTCAAAATGTCAAAAATAGAAATAGCATGTTTCAATCCAGAATCAGCATTCACAGCTTTTGAAAATGGAGCGGATAGAATAGAATTATGTGATGGATTACATGAAGGAGGAACTACACCCGATTTTGAAACAACAAAACAAGTCCGTGAAAAGATAAACATTCCCATCTTTGTAATGATCCGTCCGCGTGGCGGAGATTTCAATTATTCTGATGCTGAATTTGAGCAGATGAAAGCCGAATTAATTGAACTGGAATCTTTAAACATTGATGGTTTTGTCTTCGGAATCCTTGATGAAAACAATGAGATCAATATATCCCGAAATAAAGCTTTAGTTGAATTAGCAAAACCACTTCCCTGTACGTTCCACAGAGCATTTGACAAGGCTGAAGGCTTAGAAAATTCACTAGAAAAAGTAATTGAGTGCGGTTTTAAAACCATTCTTACTTCGGGGCAGAAACCCAATGTTTCTGAAGGACAAGAAAATTTGAAAAAATTGGTTGAACTTTCCAACGGGAGAATAGAAATTTTAGTCGGAGGCGGACTGCGTTCAACTAATATTAAAGAAATCAGAGAATTTACAAATGCCGGTTACTTTCATTCCTCAGCAATTACGGATAGCAGCGGATTGGCCAGTGCTGATGAGGTTCTTGCTTTGAAGAAAAAATAATTTTTTAGACTCTATTTT
Coding sequences:
- a CDS encoding ABC transporter ATP-binding protein yields the protein MKILLRYLKPYQWLIALSLLLATINQVFSLFAPAITGNILDQLVTHPNFFDKEKLLPRNLDQYLYGHGIFHGVFYFLGLLIGTAMVSRIAKAFQDYVVSVITQKFGAKIFTDGLQHSMALPYQEFEDQRSGETLSILTKVREDSVKFITSFINIFFGIIVSIIFVSVYAIRLHWSIMPVYICGIFLIAFITNLLSKRIKGIQKNIVSETTALAGSTTESLRNIEIVKSLGLTNQEVIRLNNNTYKILGLELRKVKSIRSLSFIQGTMVNFLQQMITMTLLFLIFKNIVTPGQYLSLMFYGFFIFGPMQEIGNIIISYREAEASLYNFDHLMKKEVEEKPLHPKQIGAIEELEFKNVSFKHQSAQYKALSNISFDVKNGETIAFVGPSGSGKSTLVKLLVGLYRPQEGNILYNTIDGKEFDFDELRNQIGFVTQDTQLFAGTIKENLLFVNPKATEVELEIALQKSSCTALLERAEKGIETVIGEGGLKLSGGEKQRIAIARALLRKPHLLIFDEATSALDSITEEEITSTIKNISDEKEQITVLIAHRLSTIMHADQIYVLERGKVIETGSHDNLIAEKGLYYAMWRQQIGERKMLISPEEQS
- a CDS encoding CoA transferase subunit B — encoded protein: MLTKEQIAKRISRELKDRYYVNLGIGIPTLVANYVPEGVSVEFQSENGVLGMGPFPFEGEEDADIINAGKQTITILPGGSFFDSAFSFGMIRGQKVDLTILGAMEVSENGDIANWKIPGKMVKGMGGAMDLVASAENIIVAMMHVNKAGESKILKKCTLPLTGVNCVKRVVTELAVLDVTPNGFKLVERAPGVSVEHIIQSTEADLIIEGEIPEMQF
- a CDS encoding DUF4197 domain-containing protein; translation: MRKTIFLAAGLLFSTASQAQLLDMIKSTVKDKTGVDLNNPGKAKSSTTTAPASTIQSSPKSSVNLNSLTSSQISSGLKEALSLGVTEGVKKLGVTDGFYKNEAVKILMPEKLRKIDTTLRSIGLGSLADQGVKLLNRAAEDAVTEAAPIFASAITSMSITDAKNILLGSNNAATNYLQTKTQSQLFTAFEPKVQASLGKVGADTVWKSLITKYNTFTGQSVTTDINEYVTTETINGVFKMVADKESGIRNNSVMRTTSILQKVFGAQDKK
- a CDS encoding family 20 glycosylhydrolase is translated as MKLNLIPYPQKIEIDKGEFMIPDILMLDKSLPKSETEYLKKQLSSNLKFQDVSKGKAQLVYLPLTKSNDGKQNEEFYSIEITSKQIQIKSYTQQGYFLALQTLIQLFQEHQKDKKIPCLKIEDQPKFAWRGMHLDVCRHFFTVEEVKQYIDYLAMYKLNTFHWHLTDDQGWRIEIKKYPKLTEIGSKRKESMIGAYVDNTFDGKPYGPYFYTQEQIKEVVKYAGQRHITVVPEIEMPGHALAALSAYPELACTKGPFEAATKWGVFDDVFCPKEEIFTFLENVLDEVIQLFPSQYIHIGGDECPKTRWKECASCQELIKKNNLKDEHGLQSYFIHRIEKYVNSKGRKIIGWDEILEGGLAPNAAVMSWTGVNGGIEAAKSKHFAVMTPGSYCYFDHYQGDPQTEPNAFGGFTPLDKVYSYNPIPAELNEEQSKYILGVQANLWTEYITDFKQVQYMIFPRLMALSEVGWGTSDPKNYKEFENRVISQFKVLDKMGVNYAKSIYNISNKVIPNNNGVSYELSTSQNPEGIRYTLDGSDPDINASKYTGAIPIPKSLTIKSAYFEDGHLKSAVSSQQFIISRTTGKNIILEQQPSENYSFGGAFTLVDGIIGNQKQLGKTWLGFQGKDVAAVIDFGQKTAFSEVYFNTLENKGSWIHFAKSAQIFVSDDNKNFKLIKEINNNDILNANGKIRLKVGNQNSKYIKVKIENAGIIPAGNPGADSKAWLFVDEIGAD
- a CDS encoding N(4)-(beta-N-acetylglucosaminyl)-L-asparaginase, with product MNSRRKFIKNTALASSALLLNPLELIAKELPENNKIVNKPIVLSTWNFGLKANEEAWTILGKNGRALDAVEKGVRLVELDPTERSVGYGGRPDRDGRVTLDACIMDENYNIGSVACIENIKNPISVARAVMEKTPHVMLVGDGAFQFAVSQGFKKENLLTPESEKEWKDWLKTSQYKPIVNIENHDTIGMIALDSQGNLSGACTTSGMAFKMHGRVGDSPIIGAGLFVDNEVGAATATGHGEEVIRTVGTHLVVELMRQGRNPQQACKEAVERIVKITQKRNKNLKDIQVGFIALNKKGEYGSYCIQDGFNFAVQDQKGNRLETPEFALK
- a CDS encoding copper homeostasis protein CutC; this encodes MSKIEIACFNPESAFTAFENGADRIELCDGLHEGGTTPDFETTKQVREKINIPIFVMIRPRGGDFNYSDAEFEQMKAELIELESLNIDGFVFGILDENNEINISRNKALVELAKPLPCTFHRAFDKAEGLENSLEKVIECGFKTILTSGQKPNVSEGQENLKKLVELSNGRIEILVGGGLRSTNIKEIREFTNAGYFHSSAITDSSGLASADEVLALKKK